In a genomic window of Erigeron canadensis isolate Cc75 chromosome 5, C_canadensis_v1, whole genome shotgun sequence:
- the LOC122600156 gene encoding beta-glucosidase 18-like isoform X2 produces MEGCGLNGENGDIADDHYHLFMNDIELMHSLGIEAYRFSISWARILPRGRFGQVNPAAIMFYNKILDNLILKGLEPFVTIYHVDFPQEFEDRYGSWLNPEMQEEFLYMAEICFKYFGDRVKHWVTINEPKFVAEMAYEIGAVPPSRCSEPYENCNDGNSDVEPLIAIHNMLLAHGRAAKLYHEYFQPKQGGLIGLTVHACMYEPLTDTELDRGAAKRAFAFHAGWVLDPSIFGEYPEEIQQYLGSRLPSFSLEEKNYMKNSIDFIGINHYSSIYAKDCTNSSCSATANRAMQGFVDTVAERDGVLIGGLTGVEGSYVVPGGMRKIVNLMKNRYNNIPMFVTENGYSSPNGQELQVNELLNDVKRIEYHSTYLASLLQSIREGADVRGYFAWSLMDSYEWLKGYSVRYGFYYVDHQTQIRIPKLSARWYKNFLTNNGDLIEKETSRDNASFHKDVKMQLKADA; encoded by the exons ATGGAGg GGTGTGGACTGAATGGAGAGAATGGAGATATCGCAGATGATCACTATCATCTATTCAtg AATGATATTGAGCTGATGCATTCACTTGGTATAGAAGCATACCGATTTTCGATATCATGGGCTAGAATTCTTCCAA GAGGTAGATTTGGTCAAGTCAATCCTGCAGCCATCATGTTCTATAACAAGATCCTAGACAATCTGATCCTCAAAG GACTAGAACCATTTGTGACTATTTATCATGTTGACTTTCCTCAAGAATTTGAAGACAGATACGGGTCTTGGTTAAACCCTGAAATGCA GGAAGAATTTTTATATATGGCAGAAATTTGTTTCAAGTATTTTGGGGACCGAGTGAAGCATTGGGTCACAATTAATGAACCAAAATTTGTAGCAGAAATGGCTTATGAAATAGGGGCTGTTCCTCCATCTCGTTGTTCAGAGCCTTACGAAAACTGTAATGATGGAAATTCAGATGTTGAGCCACTCATTGCTATACACAACATGTTGTTGGCCCATGGCAGGGCAGCCAAGCTATATCATGAATATTTTCAG CCTAAACAAGGGGGCTTAATCGGGCTTACTGTGCACGCTTGCATGTATGAACCACTAACTGATACTGAACTAGATCGAGGAGCTGCCAAAAGGGCATTTGCATTCCATGCTGGCTG GGTACTTGATCCCTCAATATTTGGAGAATACCCTGAAGAAATTCAGCAATATCTTGGAAGCAGATTACCAAGTTTCTCCCTCGAAGAAAAGAACTATATGAAGAACAGCATTGATTTTATTGGGATCAACCATTATTCAAGTATTTATGCCAAGGATTGTACTAATTCTAGCTGTTCTGCTACTGCGAATCGTGCAATGCAGGGTTTTGTAGATACTGTTGCGGAACGTGATGGTGTGCTGATTGGTGGACTT ACCGGGGTTGAAGGATCGTATGTTGTTCCTGGAGGCATGAGGAAGATTGTTAATCTGATGAAGAATCGCTACAATAACATACCCATGTTTGTTACTGAAAACG GGTATTCATCACCAAATGGACAGGAGCTACAAGTTAATGAGCTACTGAATGATGTCAAACGAATCGAATATCATTCCACGTACCTTGCTTCTTTACTCCAGTCTATCAG AGAGGGAGCAGACGTACGCGGCTATTTTGCATGGTCGTTAATGGATAGCTATGAATGGTTGAAAGGTTATAGCGTGAGGTACGGGTTCTACTATGTGGATCATCAAACACAGATTCGGATACCAAAACTTTCTGCAAGATGGTACAAGAATTTCTTGACGAACAACGGCGATCTTATTGAAAAGGAAACATCAAGAGATAATGCATCATTTCACAAAGATGTAAAAATGCAATTAAAAGCAGATGCATAG
- the LOC122600156 gene encoding beta-glucosidase 18-like isoform X1 has protein sequence MKIKLSTISIFFFLISASARLLNQTSNNNGDTAVELHENEPPHIKRSEFPPGFLFGSATSAYQVEGAYLEDDKSLSNWDVYCHSIGCGLNGENGDIADDHYHLFMNDIELMHSLGIEAYRFSISWARILPRGRFGQVNPAAIMFYNKILDNLILKGLEPFVTIYHVDFPQEFEDRYGSWLNPEMQEEFLYMAEICFKYFGDRVKHWVTINEPKFVAEMAYEIGAVPPSRCSEPYENCNDGNSDVEPLIAIHNMLLAHGRAAKLYHEYFQPKQGGLIGLTVHACMYEPLTDTELDRGAAKRAFAFHAGWVLDPSIFGEYPEEIQQYLGSRLPSFSLEEKNYMKNSIDFIGINHYSSIYAKDCTNSSCSATANRAMQGFVDTVAERDGVLIGGLTGVEGSYVVPGGMRKIVNLMKNRYNNIPMFVTENGYSSPNGQELQVNELLNDVKRIEYHSTYLASLLQSIREGADVRGYFAWSLMDSYEWLKGYSVRYGFYYVDHQTQIRIPKLSARWYKNFLTNNGDLIEKETSRDNASFHKDVKMQLKADA, from the exons ATGAAGATTAAACTATCCAcaatttcaatctttttctttcttatttctgCTTCTGCTCGACTACTTAATCAAACCTCCAACAATAATGGAGATACAGCAGTCGAATTGCACGAAAACGAGCCACCCCATATCAAAAGATCCGAATTTCCACCCGGGTTTCTCTTTGGGTCAGCTACTTCTGCTTACCAA GTTGAAGGAGCTTATCTAGAAGATGATAAATCCTTAAGCAATTGGGATGTATATTGCCATTCCATAG GGTGTGGACTGAATGGAGAGAATGGAGATATCGCAGATGATCACTATCATCTATTCAtg AATGATATTGAGCTGATGCATTCACTTGGTATAGAAGCATACCGATTTTCGATATCATGGGCTAGAATTCTTCCAA GAGGTAGATTTGGTCAAGTCAATCCTGCAGCCATCATGTTCTATAACAAGATCCTAGACAATCTGATCCTCAAAG GACTAGAACCATTTGTGACTATTTATCATGTTGACTTTCCTCAAGAATTTGAAGACAGATACGGGTCTTGGTTAAACCCTGAAATGCA GGAAGAATTTTTATATATGGCAGAAATTTGTTTCAAGTATTTTGGGGACCGAGTGAAGCATTGGGTCACAATTAATGAACCAAAATTTGTAGCAGAAATGGCTTATGAAATAGGGGCTGTTCCTCCATCTCGTTGTTCAGAGCCTTACGAAAACTGTAATGATGGAAATTCAGATGTTGAGCCACTCATTGCTATACACAACATGTTGTTGGCCCATGGCAGGGCAGCCAAGCTATATCATGAATATTTTCAG CCTAAACAAGGGGGCTTAATCGGGCTTACTGTGCACGCTTGCATGTATGAACCACTAACTGATACTGAACTAGATCGAGGAGCTGCCAAAAGGGCATTTGCATTCCATGCTGGCTG GGTACTTGATCCCTCAATATTTGGAGAATACCCTGAAGAAATTCAGCAATATCTTGGAAGCAGATTACCAAGTTTCTCCCTCGAAGAAAAGAACTATATGAAGAACAGCATTGATTTTATTGGGATCAACCATTATTCAAGTATTTATGCCAAGGATTGTACTAATTCTAGCTGTTCTGCTACTGCGAATCGTGCAATGCAGGGTTTTGTAGATACTGTTGCGGAACGTGATGGTGTGCTGATTGGTGGACTT ACCGGGGTTGAAGGATCGTATGTTGTTCCTGGAGGCATGAGGAAGATTGTTAATCTGATGAAGAATCGCTACAATAACATACCCATGTTTGTTACTGAAAACG GGTATTCATCACCAAATGGACAGGAGCTACAAGTTAATGAGCTACTGAATGATGTCAAACGAATCGAATATCATTCCACGTACCTTGCTTCTTTACTCCAGTCTATCAG AGAGGGAGCAGACGTACGCGGCTATTTTGCATGGTCGTTAATGGATAGCTATGAATGGTTGAAAGGTTATAGCGTGAGGTACGGGTTCTACTATGTGGATCATCAAACACAGATTCGGATACCAAAACTTTCTGCAAGATGGTACAAGAATTTCTTGACGAACAACGGCGATCTTATTGAAAAGGAAACATCAAGAGATAATGCATCATTTCACAAAGATGTAAAAATGCAATTAAAAGCAGATGCATAG